In Dolichospermum flos-aquae CCAP 1403/13F, the following proteins share a genomic window:
- a CDS encoding type 2 lanthipeptide synthetase LanM family protein produces the protein MKKVNCQDSAWFRAMSLKERIVANSEELGYDSELGYKRFQRWKSASSFANSSLFAQKLVTEGITEEEFCRILGQSVAPIPLSWVEEIQQIYEYLGEKDITTVLSNSSLCTHPNFGFLKAIAPFLVQGMIKLEIGLNNIQNIPETLSDIHDVLLEGLPEKLLLMLNATLVLEVNIARLQGLLTGDNAQERFYSFIQRLRNPEVQLALWQEYPVLARQVLEEINRWVENSIELIQHLSHDWVDICYQFQSPTKLGKLIKVNRGKGDSHNNGKSVTILTFASGWQLVYKPRSLAIDGHFQQLLSWLNAKGFKPAFQTLQILNRDNYGWVEFVSFQECDSAEEVERFYQRQGGYLALLYALEATDFHFENLIAAGEHPILIDLESLFHPRSNYKGTAADTLDREIVADSVLQVGLLPQPVWGNTEAAGIDMSGLGGAGGQLTPEKVPKLVQVGTDIMRVERQQAVIAGSQNRPQLNQQEINVQEYTAAITEGFTAVYRILLQHRQELLNILARFAEDKVRVVMRASRVYALLLRESYHPDFLRDALERDRLFDKLWIDVENRPQLSQIISAEINALWKSDIPLFTTYPHSRDLYHQETGLHISNFFNQSGIELVHHRLNNFSEKDLQRQTWFIKAALATLEMSKTADNHQIRLGKKACNISTIIPTTKDQFLEIACKIGDRLELLAHNNGKFVNWMGLSVTPNQQWTLAPLGTDLYAGIPGVALFLAYLGEITQNHLYTNLAQAAIKTLKQQLKRDSIKFIGGFSGWGGIIYTYTHLGILWQRKDLIADAVALVAKIPPLISQDKQLDIITGAAGCIGSLLSLYQIVPEQFILDVARQCGEHLLTQAQITDTGIGWISPAGGNQPLTGFAHGSAGFAWALGKLAVTTGNQEFQTAATAAINYERSHFDPTTNNWIDLRIKEEKNSFMTAWCSGAPGIGLGRLSMTENTPDLIMYKEITTAIQTTIKQGFGDNHCLCHGDLGNIDLLLIANSILNDPEIFQQTEKIASQILDDIQENNFLCGVPLGLETPGLMTGLAGIGYGLLRLAYPQIIPSILLLEPPKQSS, from the coding sequence ATGAAAAAAGTCAACTGTCAAGATTCTGCTTGGTTTCGGGCTATGTCATTGAAGGAAAGGATTGTAGCCAATTCGGAAGAGTTAGGATATGATTCTGAGTTGGGATATAAACGATTTCAACGCTGGAAATCGGCATCAAGCTTTGCTAATTCGAGTTTATTTGCTCAGAAGTTGGTAACTGAGGGAATAACAGAAGAGGAGTTTTGTCGTATTTTGGGACAATCTGTAGCACCGATACCTTTATCATGGGTGGAAGAAATTCAGCAAATTTATGAATATTTAGGCGAAAAAGATATTACAACTGTGCTGTCTAATTCTAGTTTATGCACACATCCTAATTTTGGGTTTTTGAAGGCGATCGCACCTTTCCTTGTTCAAGGTATGATTAAATTAGAAATTGGATTAAATAATATACAAAATATTCCTGAAACTTTAAGTGATATTCATGATGTTTTATTAGAGGGATTACCAGAAAAGCTGCTATTAATGCTGAATGCAACCTTAGTATTAGAAGTGAATATAGCTAGATTACAAGGTTTATTAACAGGTGATAATGCCCAAGAAAGATTTTATAGCTTTATACAACGGTTACGAAATCCCGAAGTACAATTAGCATTGTGGCAAGAATACCCAGTTTTAGCTAGACAAGTCCTAGAAGAAATTAATCGCTGGGTAGAAAATAGCATAGAATTGATTCAACATCTTTCTCATGATTGGGTAGATATTTGTTACCAATTTCAGTCACCAACCAAGCTAGGAAAATTAATCAAAGTCAATCGGGGAAAAGGTGATAGCCATAATAATGGTAAGTCAGTTACTATACTAACATTTGCAAGTGGTTGGCAGCTAGTTTATAAACCGAGATCATTAGCCATAGATGGGCATTTTCAACAACTGCTATCATGGTTAAATGCAAAAGGCTTTAAACCAGCTTTTCAGACTTTACAAATTCTCAACCGAGATAATTATGGTTGGGTAGAATTTGTGAGCTTTCAAGAATGTGATTCAGCAGAGGAAGTAGAAAGATTTTATCAACGTCAAGGTGGCTATTTAGCATTATTATATGCTTTGGAAGCTACGGACTTTCACTTTGAAAACTTGATTGCAGCGGGAGAACATCCCATTTTAATTGATTTAGAATCTTTATTTCATCCCCGTAGTAATTATAAAGGTACAGCAGCAGATACTCTAGATCGAGAGATAGTTGCAGATTCAGTATTGCAAGTTGGTTTACTACCACAGCCAGTCTGGGGAAATACTGAAGCAGCGGGAATAGATATGAGTGGTTTGGGAGGTGCTGGGGGACAGTTAACACCAGAAAAAGTCCCAAAACTGGTGCAGGTCGGGACAGATATCATGCGGGTTGAACGTCAACAGGCTGTTATCGCAGGTAGTCAAAATCGCCCTCAACTAAATCAACAGGAAATTAATGTACAAGAATATACAGCCGCTATTACAGAAGGGTTTACTGCTGTTTACCGAATTTTATTACAACATCGCCAGGAATTACTCAATATTTTAGCCCGGTTTGCAGAAGATAAAGTGCGTGTGGTAATGCGTGCTAGTAGAGTCTATGCTTTATTGCTGAGGGAAAGTTATCACCCAGATTTTTTACGAGATGCCTTAGAGCGCGATCGCTTATTTGATAAACTGTGGATAGATGTAGAAAACCGTCCGCAACTGAGTCAAATAATTTCCGCAGAAATTAACGCATTGTGGAAAAGCGACATTCCCTTATTTACCACATATCCTCATTCCCGCGATTTATACCATCAAGAAACAGGCTTACACATTTCTAACTTTTTCAACCAATCAGGAATAGAATTAGTACATCATCGCCTGAATAATTTCAGCGAAAAAGACTTACAACGACAAACATGGTTTATTAAAGCAGCTTTAGCTACTTTAGAAATGAGTAAAACTGCGGATAACCATCAAATTAGATTAGGCAAAAAAGCCTGTAATATAAGCACTATAATCCCAACAACGAAAGACCAATTCTTAGAAATAGCCTGTAAAATTGGCGACCGTTTAGAACTCCTCGCACACAACAACGGTAAATTTGTTAATTGGATGGGTTTAAGCGTTACTCCCAATCAGCAATGGACATTAGCACCCTTGGGAACAGACTTATATGCAGGTATACCCGGTGTAGCTTTATTTCTAGCATATTTGGGAGAAATTACCCAAAATCATCTTTATACAAACCTAGCCCAAGCAGCCATAAAAACCCTAAAACAGCAACTCAAAAGAGACTCAATTAAATTCATAGGTGGCTTTAGTGGCTGGGGAGGAATAATTTACACATATACCCATTTAGGAATATTATGGCAAAGAAAAGACTTAATAGCAGATGCAGTTGCCTTAGTAGCAAAAATTCCCCCCTTAATTTCCCAAGATAAACAACTAGATATAATTACTGGTGCGGCTGGTTGCATTGGTAGCTTACTCAGTTTATACCAAATCGTTCCAGAGCAGTTCATTCTTGATGTCGCCAGACAATGTGGTGAACACCTCCTTACCCAAGCCCAAATTACAGATACTGGTATTGGTTGGATATCTCCAGCAGGGGGAAATCAACCCCTAACCGGATTTGCACATGGTAGTGCTGGCTTTGCTTGGGCGCTGGGAAAACTAGCCGTAACGACTGGAAACCAAGAATTTCAAACCGCAGCCACAGCAGCAATTAACTACGAACGCAGTCATTTTGACCCTACAACCAATAACTGGATAGATTTACGGATAAAAGAGGAAAAAAATAGTTTCATGACAGCATGGTGTAGTGGTGCGCCGGGAATTGGCTTAGGACGTTTAAGTATGACAGAGAATACACCCGACTTAATCATGTATAAAGAAATTACAACTGCCATCCAAACTACCATAAAACAAGGATTTGGTGACAACCATTGTCTCTGTCACGGAGACTTAGGAAATATTGACTTATTATTAATAGCCAATAGCATATTAAATGATCCAGAAATTTTCCAACAAACCGAAAAAATTGCCTCTCAAATATTAGACGATATCCAAGAAAATAACTTTCTTTGTGGTGTCCCATTAGGACTAGAAACCCCAGGATTAATGACAGGTTTAGCTGGTATTGGTTACGGACTTTTACGCCTTGCTTACCCCCAAATTATCCCTTCCATTCTCCTGCTTGAACCGCCCAAACAATCATCTTAA
- a CDS encoding peptidase domain-containing ABC transporter, with amino-acid sequence MKYPIILQHNEEDCGPACLATISKYYGQLFTITRVREASGTGQLGTTLLNLKQGAQVLGFNARGVKAALELVDKKQIPLPAIIHWKGNHWTVLYGRKNQKYIIADPLVGVRTLTKEALLKGWTNSVMLLLEPRVDFLEQPDDRGKIGGFKALIQRFLNYRLILAEALLLNFVVGLLSLLSPFLIQILTDDVLVRGDTQLLTGIALGILTMSFISSCLQWVQGNLVSHFAHRLELDLVWEFARNILRLPLSYYESRRSGEVVSRLRDIQTINQLVSQVGVILPSQLLIAITSLILMLFYSSQLTLVSIFVAMIMTFSTVLSFPSLQQKIRTVLGLASENQGVLVETFKGALVVKTTNAAPEFWQEFQTRYGRQSNLMFLTVQIVLINTIFSNWISTAGGIILLWYGSILVINRELSIGQLLAFNSLNTNILGLVNTCVRFITDFARAQAATERLNEVINSTPEFSEVSQKPFVNIPDNADLICKDINFHHAGRVDLLKDFSLTLPGGKVIAIIGKSGCGKSTLAKLIASLYNSQSGNIRIHHYNLSDINPSCLRQQIVLIPQDAHFWSRSILDNLSLGCPQVNFEQIVTACQVADADNFISKLPEKYQTILGEFGANLSGGQKQRLAIARGIVTNPPILILDESTAGLDPISESLVLDRLLAYRQGKTTILISHRPRVIKRADWIVLLEAGQLKLQGTPTELLSIAGEHLDFLIP; translated from the coding sequence ATGAAATATCCAATAATTTTACAACATAACGAAGAAGATTGCGGACCAGCTTGTTTAGCAACAATCTCTAAATATTACGGACAACTATTTACAATTACCCGTGTTCGTGAAGCCTCTGGAACAGGACAATTAGGAACAACATTACTCAATCTTAAACAAGGAGCGCAGGTATTAGGATTTAATGCACGTGGTGTGAAAGCTGCATTAGAATTAGTAGATAAAAAACAAATTCCTCTACCTGCAATTATTCATTGGAAAGGGAATCATTGGACTGTTTTATATGGGCGAAAAAATCAAAAATATATCATTGCTGATCCTTTAGTTGGTGTGCGAACTTTAACAAAAGAAGCTCTGCTAAAGGGCTGGACGAATAGTGTAATGCTACTATTAGAACCCCGTGTAGATTTTCTAGAACAACCAGATGATCGGGGAAAAATAGGAGGTTTTAAAGCACTGATACAGCGGTTTTTAAACTATCGCTTGATCCTTGCAGAAGCTTTATTATTAAATTTTGTCGTCGGGTTACTTTCCCTGTTGTCACCGTTTTTGATTCAAATTCTCACTGATGATGTTTTAGTACGTGGAGATACCCAATTACTCACAGGTATTGCACTGGGAATATTAACAATGAGTTTTATTAGTAGCTGTTTACAATGGGTTCAAGGTAATTTAGTATCCCATTTTGCTCATCGTTTGGAATTAGATTTAGTATGGGAATTTGCTAGAAATATTTTACGTTTACCATTGTCTTATTATGAATCTCGTCGCAGTGGTGAAGTGGTAAGTAGATTACGAGATATTCAAACTATTAATCAATTGGTTTCTCAAGTTGGGGTAATTTTACCAAGTCAATTATTAATTGCAATTACCTCCTTAATTTTGATGTTATTCTACAGTTCTCAACTGACATTAGTTTCAATATTTGTAGCTATGATTATGACTTTTTCTACTGTCCTTTCTTTCCCTAGCTTACAACAAAAAATCCGCACCGTTCTGGGTTTAGCTTCTGAAAATCAAGGTGTATTAGTAGAGACTTTTAAAGGTGCATTAGTTGTGAAAACTACCAATGCTGCACCAGAATTTTGGCAAGAATTTCAAACTCGCTACGGAAGACAGTCAAATTTAATGTTTCTCACTGTCCAAATCGTTTTAATAAATACCATCTTTTCTAATTGGATTTCTACTGCTGGTGGGATTATTCTCCTATGGTATGGGAGTATTTTAGTTATTAATCGAGAACTTTCTATTGGTCAATTATTAGCTTTTAATAGTTTAAATACCAATATTCTTGGATTAGTAAATACCTGCGTTCGCTTCATTACTGATTTTGCTCGCGCTCAAGCTGCAACTGAAAGATTAAATGAGGTAATTAATTCGACTCCTGAATTTTCTGAAGTTAGTCAAAAGCCTTTTGTAAATATTCCCGACAACGCGGATCTTATTTGTAAAGATATCAATTTTCATCATGCGGGTAGAGTTGATTTATTAAAGGATTTTTCTCTAACTTTACCGGGTGGAAAAGTGATTGCAATTATCGGTAAATCTGGATGTGGTAAAAGCACCTTAGCTAAATTAATTGCTAGTTTATATAATTCCCAATCTGGTAATATTCGCATTCATCACTATAACCTTTCTGATATTAATCCTAGTTGCTTACGTCAACAAATAGTATTAATTCCTCAAGATGCACATTTTTGGAGTCGTTCTATTTTAGATAACTTATCTCTTGGTTGTCCTCAAGTTAATTTTGAGCAAATAGTCACAGCTTGTCAAGTTGCAGATGCAGATAATTTTATTAGTAAATTACCTGAAAAATATCAAACTATTTTAGGTGAATTTGGAGCGAATCTTTCCGGTGGACAAAAACAAAGATTAGCCATAGCTAGAGGTATTGTCACTAATCCTCCTATCTTGATTTTAGATGAATCTACAGCAGGTTTAGATCCCATTAGTGAAAGTTTAGTTTTAGATCGATTACTCGCTTATCGTCAAGGGAAAACTACTATTTTAATTAGTCATCGTCCAAGAGTGATTAAACGCGCAGATTGGATTGTCCTGTTAGAAGCTGGACAATTAAAACTACAAGGTACTCCTACGGAACTACTTAGCATAGCAGGTGAGCATTTAGATTTTTTGATTCCTTGA
- a CDS encoding biotin/lipoyl-binding protein — translation MNNTIPNFLPTAKSDEYLPSIGIWTRLGGLFLVGVFGASVTISTFTKYQQTVKASAIVRPTGEVRIVQTAIEGTVKKISVKENQLVKKGDVLIILDDIQLQNQKNQLTVNIQQSQLQIRQLNAQIAALNRQIATETERNKRIVASAISEVQRTKRDYQDRKVAVSSEWQEAQANIKIAENELLQVKSELQSIQANLESAEAGLKAAIVKRLRYEDIAKSGSISQNQLEEVQLAATQQAQIVESQKATLASQKQVIQQKQQVLTSAIARSKKAASSLNPSNAVIFISEEKVATERANGKTNLARLQQEKESLIQGKIEIQNQINNTEKELQQLLTQIQKTVIRASATGTILKLELRNSGQVVNLGSAIAQISPSYTPLVIKARVAAADISKVFVCNSPEVVSCRKGKVKMRFSSYPYPDYGILIGAVRSITADAILPQDNITAEGYYEVTIEPENLYLQRDLQQYPIQAGMEVVADIISEEESVLTFILRKTRLLTNL, via the coding sequence ATGAATAACACAATTCCCAATTTTTTACCAACTGCAAAATCTGATGAATACTTACCTAGCATTGGTATTTGGACAAGATTAGGAGGATTATTTTTAGTTGGTGTTTTTGGTGCTTCTGTCACTATTTCCACGTTCACAAAATATCAGCAAACTGTTAAAGCATCTGCTATTGTTCGTCCAACTGGTGAAGTGCGAATAGTGCAAACTGCTATAGAAGGAACTGTTAAAAAAATCTCCGTTAAAGAAAATCAATTAGTAAAAAAAGGTGATGTTTTAATCATTCTTGATGATATCCAATTACAAAATCAGAAAAATCAACTCACGGTAAATATTCAGCAATCTCAATTACAAATCAGGCAATTGAATGCTCAAATTGCAGCTTTAAATCGCCAAATTGCTACAGAGACAGAAAGGAATAAACGCATAGTTGCATCTGCTATTTCTGAAGTTCAGCGGACAAAACGGGACTATCAAGATAGAAAAGTAGCTGTTAGTAGTGAATGGCAAGAAGCGCAAGCTAATATAAAGATTGCAGAAAATGAATTATTACAAGTAAAATCAGAATTGCAGTCAATTCAGGCTAATTTAGAAAGTGCAGAAGCAGGATTGAAAGCCGCAATAGTCAAGCGGTTGCGTTATGAAGATATAGCTAAATCTGGTTCAATTTCTCAAAATCAATTAGAGGAAGTTCAACTAGCCGCAACTCAACAAGCGCAAATTGTTGAATCACAAAAAGCCACATTAGCAAGTCAAAAACAAGTTATTCAACAAAAACAACAAGTTTTGACATCTGCAATTGCTAGAAGTAAAAAAGCAGCTTCATCTCTAAATCCTAGTAATGCAGTAATCTTTATTAGTGAAGAAAAAGTTGCTACTGAACGCGCAAATGGCAAAACTAATTTAGCGAGATTACAACAAGAAAAAGAAAGTTTAATCCAAGGTAAAATTGAAATTCAAAACCAAATAAATAATACAGAAAAAGAACTCCAACAACTTTTAACTCAGATACAAAAAACTGTTATTCGAGCTTCTGCAACTGGAACTATTTTAAAATTAGAATTGCGAAATTCTGGACAAGTGGTAAATTTGGGAAGTGCTATTGCTCAAATTTCTCCCAGTTATACCCCTTTAGTAATTAAAGCTCGTGTTGCTGCTGCTGATATTAGTAAAGTCTTTGTTTGCAATTCTCCAGAAGTAGTAAGTTGTCGAAAAGGAAAGGTAAAAATGCGATTTTCATCCTATCCTTACCCGGATTATGGTATCTTAATAGGTGCGGTGAGGTCAATTACAGCAGATGCAATTTTACCCCAAGATAATATCACAGCAGAGGGTTATTATGAAGTGACGATTGAACCAGAAAACTTGTATTTGCAAAGAGATTTACAACAATATCCTATTCAAGCTGGAATGGAAGTTGTCGCGGATATTATTTCTGAGGAAGAGAGTGTATTAACATTTATTTTGAGAAAAACTAGGCTGTTGACAAACTTATAA
- a CDS encoding mersacidin/lichenicidin family type 2 lantibiotic has protein sequence MSNLDIIRAWKDEEYRNSLSAEQQEQLPANPAGLVELNDEDMSSVSGGCTTCGNPLHTLFWTCKAVSSPFDTIA, from the coding sequence ATGTCTAATCTAGATATCATTCGCGCTTGGAAAGACGAAGAATACCGCAACAGCTTGAGCGCAGAACAACAGGAACAACTACCAGCAAACCCCGCTGGTTTAGTTGAACTGAATGATGAAGATATGTCTTCTGTTTCTGGTGGTTGTACAACCTGTGGTAATCCTTTACATACATTATTCTGGACTTGTAAAGCTGTATCTAGTCCTTTTGATACCATAGCTTAA